The Oryza glaberrima chromosome 5, OglaRS2, whole genome shotgun sequence DNA segment ggatccgccactgcaaGTGCTGACAGATTTATTGCAGACTCGCAGTCTGTCTTCAGGTACATCTGAATTGTTTACCCATTACAAACATGCATCAGAGCTTTCGATATTTATTGCATCATGTactgaaaattttctatacattAGCGTATGGTACATTCTATGACAAGTTTAAGTTGCTGATACAACAATAGAAGCATTGCAACTTTTCATGGAATCTCATGACTAGTGACAATAAGAAATATCTTAGGACTGTAGGGAGACGAGATAGCCGTATGCTAGTTGCAAGAGGCATCGGTTTCATTCATGCAACATTGGGCCGACTGTAAAAAGCTTACTCATTGCTCTTCTCATCATTGAGTCACAATGCTTGGATTCCCTCTTGACCGATCTTTTGATATCATGGCAACCTCTGGTGCTGCACCTTTGCCAGTTGCAAACAGTTTGGAGGGTAGTTCTTGGTCGTCCATTACTTCACTGAAGATTCCGAAATCCAACAAAATTCAGGCCGTTCTTCAGAAAGAAGCAAGCACTGCAGAGCTGAACTCTGCTTCATTGGGTGCTCTTCAtgccatttttaaaatttctttatAGGCTACATATCTAGGACAACTCCTGCTTTATTCTTGATGATACTCATTTGCTGCATTTGAACGGTTTCAGATGGTCAAAAAGGAAGGCTGCTGAAGATTGGCTGCATTTGGGCTCTTAGGAATCGATATGTGCCTGCAGAAAGATCGGTCAAGATTATTCCTCACGGTTAATGCTGCACTGGCTGTTCATTTGGTTAAATTTTGCTTGATAGCAGTAGGATGTTTAGAGCTGCCAGCTTCAGGCTTCCGTAGTGCCGTGTTCAAGAAATCAGTGTGTTGATTCTATGACTGAAATAGTTTGCAAGACATGGATAGTATATAGAGAAAATGTCGCTGCTTTTGCCAATCGCATCATCAAGGCAACAAAGCTATTCCACTATCTTGATTCTATGACAGTTGAAAGAGATATAAGCATCTACGTAACTTAAACCGTGTTATTCCAGACAGTGTAAGCACCAAGATCTCCGATGGCCAAACCGGCCGTGTGACCGTATTCGTACCAAATAAAAACAGAATTACTTTTTCCTCGAAGAATTCGTATTGGTAGATTAAGATAGTAATAAATATACAATTTCAGGATCTACTTTGGTGGATGTTATTTTCGATGTTCCCCTTCTCTGGGTTTGGTGtttgtacttttatttttctaaatgaaGTTAGGCAGCTTCTGcctttgtttttcaaaaaataaattttacggTCCATGTGAAAGTACCGAGAAGTTAAATATTAGAATCTacgacatactccctccatctaaatAAAGACAAACTCGGGCTATATATCTAAACATGATGTAGcaaggatttgttttttttgacagaggaagtatatagcACTCTCAAGATGGAGATGGCCAGGTGCATCTCCCATCTCCAGGATGACAATCGACAAGATCAAACCTCCCTAGAAAACCATAGTGGCAAATCTGCAGAAAAATGAGGTGCCACACTGATTGAGCCAAGCCAAGGTTGCCATGTCAAAGCACTCCTATTGGTAATCACAGATGTCTACAAATTCAGAATTAGGGACGTATAGCACTTGCAAGAAGAAAGATATCTACCTGCCTCGCCTGTGTTACTGCTATCAGAGACAGTCAGACGGTGACCGGCACCTTGTAACTTGTTTAGAAAAGAATAATGATAAGGAAATATCCCCTTTCAGACATTTCATTggttaaatttttaatttttaattgtttggaaatttttttaaattttagattgTTTGGATTCTCCTGATCGGTTGAAAATGCTTGGACTCCCACGTATTAGATTCTGTGTTCACAACTGCTTACATTGTGGATAAAAATTTAAGtcttaaaaatgcttatatttgagAACATGGAGTACCAATGAAAGGCAATTTGCCATATGTAACAAGACAGGAAATTTCCGGCAGGCAGGTACACACACCCCTTGGCTGATTGGCTCAGTGAGCTCCTGGGGTCAGCTACTTGCCATTGCCACTTTggcagtgaaaaaaaaaaaacagagagagaagagattaAGCAAGCATGCCACGCACTAACCACAGGGGCGACCAACATGAGCCGCCACTAACGAGCAAATTGGGAGCAAGACAAAAGTTGCAGCACTCAAGACTTTCTTCAAATTTCAGGTGTGACAGAAAGCAAAACCATGGCCAAACTTCTATCGGAGAAAGATATCAAAGTAGTACTAAATGCCTACTAAATTGCTAATCCTGACCACACAAAAACAACAAGCTGGTTTTTCTTGGCTTGGTTCACGAGAGGGTCtatttcttttccctttttttaccCTTCTCTTTTCTTAGCTTCTATAACTAATTTAAGGCGAAGTTACACTACGGCGACAAGAAGGTCAGCGACGCCACTCCGACCACCGCACTGTCCACGGCAGCCGCCGCTCGGTTGCCTCCCCCCGCCTTCCTCGCACCTGGCAGCGCCAATCAGCTGCTGCCGGCGTGTGTGGCCGGACAGGTCAGATCAGCTCAGGGTCAGGTCCCTGAGCACATGTCAGCGATGCTGGCCCACAGCTCGTAGTCCTCGTCGttgccgtcgacggcgacgtcgaaaccaagctgctgcttctgctgctggtGCTGCCAATTGGCCGCGCCAGCTGGCGTTCCCCACCACTGGCTCTGGCTCTGGTTGTCGTAGCAATTGCTGCTGGTACTGTTGGTGAGGCCGCTGTAGGCGCAGTATCCATAGCCATTGCCGTACACCTCGGTGTCCAGGCCGGCCACCGCATCGGCCTCGGCATCGGCCTCGGTTTCGGCGTTCCTCGCGAAGCGGCCCTGCACCCTTGGCCTGCTATCTGCCAGCGTCTTCCTGCAGGCATACTGGAAACGGCCaggggatgatgatgatgatgagctaCAGTAGCTGCCATGGTCAATTGCTTGCAAGGGAAATGGAAATGCGGTTTTGTAGGCCAGTACATTGATCTTCTTGTGGAAGTTCCTCTGTTGGCGCTTGACGCGGTACCTCTCGATCCTCTCCTTGCGTTCCTCGGCGCTGTAACGGCCCACCTTCTGCGAAAACGGGCCGCCGACCTCCTGGCTGCAGATGTCACCTGaaaacggcggcggtggcggtggcgatggcggtaCATTCATCGCCTGTTGTGCATCAGCATAGGGTTAAGAAAGTGAATTTACCAAAAGTGTTTGTTAATGGCTACAATTCCAGCTTGAGATTTGGGTTGGGGTTACATTACCTGCAGGTCGCCGGTGCTGAAGACACGGCGCAGGGTCCCGGAGCTGAACTCCAAGAGATCGCCGGAGGATGATGAAGTGGAGGAAGAAACAGGTGGGAGGGGCTGCAATTGGCAAGCTGGAGCAGACGAGTAAGAGAATGCGGCATTACTGTTGAGGAGGTCAGACAACCGGTGGTGAAGGAGGGAGTGCGAGCTGGTGCTCCTGTGGATGTAGAAGGAAGGGAGGGAAGAGTAgtaggagggaggcggcgccgagcccGCAACATTGGGAAGAGAGAACATGCTGCCCTTGTCGTCGAcgaaaccgccgccgctgccaggaATTTCAGTTGGAGCTGTGGGCAGAGCCGAAGAGAAGCTCAGTGCATGGTGCATGGAGGAGTCACTGTAGGTTGgtggcgacgaggaagaagaaggatggAACATGGCTTTTGAACTGTGGATCCCTTTGATGTGTTGGGAGGCTTATTGCAAGTGAAGGGGATTGGTATAAAAAGACAAAGTTAAGTGTGTGCAGTGTATACTATGCACCAAAGGCAGTAGGGCCACTCATTTTAACAAGGGCATAAAATTCCTAACATTACAGCTCTAAGCTAATAACAGCCAACAATCATCAAGTCAAAAGGATTATCAGATGCATGAATAAAAGATCATCATGTCTAAATAGAAGATATACCATGTCATGTACACCTAAAATGATCATTTAGGTGTACACCTAAATGATCATTTAGATGCAATTGTACTCATGTCTAAATGATCTTTTTTGGGGGGAGTACGCATAAGACTTGcatatctttgtattaagatgGTATATCTTCTATTTAGATATGATAATCTTTTATTCATGCATCTGATAAATTGAAAAATGATCATTTTTCAAAGATAATACAACTTGAAAAATGATCATTTAGGTGTACATGTCTAAAAAGATCATCATATCTAAAAAAGATCATTTAGACATGTACACCTAAATGATCATTTTTCAAGTTGTTACACTAGATCGCACCCATCTACCAAGTTTATATACCGTGGacgcaatttactctaaaataaaatatgtatgtGTTACTGTGTGCTCCAAGTAAACAATATCAGGCCTATTTGATAATCAAATTTGCCATTGAGAATCACTATCATGTTTGCTCATCTACTGTTGAGCTGTATGGCAAGGCAAAGTTGTCCCCCTTTCTATATAGCTAAGACATTGGAAATGTAGTTGAAAAAAAGGACATTGGAAACGAGAATATTTTCCAACAAAGCAAAAGATGTTCAAAATCTAGCTGCTTTGATAAAAGACTAAGAAGCATGCTGAATTTAAGAGTTGAAGAATGAACAGGTGTCAGACCCATAGCTAAGGAATATGCTCCAACCATACATGtattaagaaaaggaaaagatgccATCAATCCTTCTGTATTAAGAGATGAACGAAGGTACAGAAAACCATCTGCTACTGCTATTTTTGTACGTGGACCTACCGCGAGCATGTATATACAGGTGATCTTACCAGGAATGGTAGTTTTGAAATCTTCAATCAAATCACAAGCTCACAGCAGTCACAGCCTGAACTTGTCCCTCCCTGATACACATGAGAAATAAGAAGCTCCTACCTTTTTCTAAGAAACCTACTTAAAGAATTCCATAGCACATTTTCAAGAACTAGGAAACAGTGGActtcaattattttatttatgtattgcactgcacatatttttttaaaaaaataaaagagttcAGTGAGCCAATTATGAACAGAATTTGGGACAGTAACAAGCAACAGGTTTCAAATATAAATGCACAGCTCACATATACTTTGGTCCACGAGAATCACCAAGGCAACAGGACTAGCAACTAACATATGGAGAAGGGATAGAAAGGTGTAGAAGACATACTGTAGTTGATATCCGTATACTGCTTGCTACAAGGAAACTCAAGCCCGCCTTTCTCAACTTCCAAAGGTTTCAATTTTAATCCTTAAACAGAGTCTAGAGGTTTCCCAGCAGTCCTATCTTTGATTCTGTACAATGAGATCCTGGTTCTGTAGCCAACATGAAAGCATCACTATTGCAGCAATTTGCAAGAGTTCCATCTAAGGTTGGTGTCATTTTCAGATATCTGTAGAACTATCCATAATTAGATATTTGACTATAAGAAAGTAAGAAACAGGAACTTACCACAATACCACTCCAAGGATCAGAAGAGCTTTGAGAAAGCTGGTGAGCAGACTGGAAAACTAAACAGTTCCCCCATAAAGCAAAGTAGCACACTATGCATGGAACTAGAAACAGTGAGTGTATTGTGGATAGAAAAGGATTGGTCACATCTGATAATTGACAGCCCATTTGTCTCCTCCTAGAAAATCTTACTGTTCATAGACAAGTGAACGGCCAAGGTAGTTTTAACTTCATACAATGCATTTTGTATCATTAATATCAGACATACCTGATCAAATCCACCCAAGGTAAGACCAAAGACCTAAGACTTGCAGTAAAACTATTAAGAGACAAGAGCATCTAATGAAACAAACAGCGTCCACCATTATTCCATGAAAAAAAAGGTGCTACTGAAGAAACTAAATAGAATTTCAGTAGCACAAGAAACTTACAGTTTCCTTTTTGTGATGTTAACATGTcaaaatatgaaatttatatTGAATCATGACATGAACCATACTGTCAAATACAATAAGTCAATGGACACTATTGTCAGGCAACCTGCCACTAGTTGAATCATGCATGCAAGAAAGGAATTGCTACCCAAGATTTGACAAATGAACCATTTTGCTTGGTACCATGCAAAAAATCataaagttcgaagaaaaaaaaacatgtgagaAAGGCGTGTGGGCCTGGGACCacacatcattttcacatgCAAGCCCTCGTTTCATTCTCACATGCAATAGTATTTTCCAATTCACACATGTTTGAGATTGCACTTACCTATGTTTTCTTAAATTGGAAGGATATTGTGCATATCAGCAATTCTAAGTTCTACAAGTTTGTGCACAGCAAGAAATTTCATTTGATCTGAATTTCCATTCATTTGCCACATGCCCACAATACACAGACTAATTTCATAGTTTCCTAAACATGGCTAGAAGATTAACAATGTCATTAACTCATGATATGATACACTTGGGATATAGCAAAATAGTTGTACCACTATTTTATATAGGCATTATCAACTTGACCTCAATTTGGCAATTGAAGGCACTAGAATAAGCACAGGTTCTCCCAGTAACAGGAGAATTATAATGAATTTAACATGATACATTTCCATCAGGTTTGGTTCTGGAAGTAAGGTCAGATAAGCAAGCTAACAATGCAGAAATGAGCGGACAGGATGAACCAAATTTATATTAAGAGATGCAGGGTTCTTTACATTTAAGGTCTATGAGAAACTGCATATACCACAAATCAATTGACAGGTACACTGAGCTCTGTTctgtattaattgacaaaagaaagTTGATGATCCAACCATTCTCATCTACGACCAGCCCTTGAGCCACTGTGATGCTTATGCACCCCAGGACCCATGCATGAAAAGAGTGATGGTTTCTTTGGCTTCGTGCCGAACAGGAAAGTTCTAAGGGGAACTCCAGCTTTCGTTGACAGGTTACGGAAGTTTTGCTGAGCTCGGTTGCTTCTTGCTATAGATAATTCAAGATTTTCTCGGAGCTTCAAGAGCACCCTGCCAACCTCCACTTGGAGACCTCTTACATGGTCCAGCCCAGCTTCTAGCTCTTTAGTGACTTTGTTATTCTCTTGTTTCATATTAAGCACCTCTCCTTGGAGTTTTGCAGCTTGGAAAGGGGTGAAGTGAACTTCATCGCTTTTATCCAGAGTTGCGATCTTTGATATCTCCTCTTGTATGCCACAGAGTGATGAGAACCTGTTCTCTAGTTCTCCTTTTAATAGCACATTTTTTTCTATCCAAACTTGAAGATCTGTGTTCAAATCccggaattttttttctagaacagCTGACTCCAGCTTTGCTACCTGATAACTGATAGGAACTCCATCTGCACCACACTGTGCCTGTGCATCAATCAATTTATCCATCTCAGTTTTTAGCTTGTCAAATGATGTTTGGAAATTCCGTATTTGATGATATGATGTGCTAAACCTCAACCAAAACCCCAAGTTATTCTCCAACACCCTGTCAATCTCTGCTCTAAATTTTTCCTCGGAAATTGACGAAGCAAGTTGCTCTTCAACTTGGCATTGCTTCATGTACTCCTCTATTTCTGCAATCTCTTTGTCTTCGGTGACAGGAGTGGTGCTTATTTTGGAAGTTTCTTCAGACTTGTCCACATTCTCAGGAGCAGGGGCATTTATCTTTCTCTGCAAAGAACTTAGCATGCGCCGAAGAGAGTGAATCTCCTCATCTTTCATTGCATTGGCACTCTTCAGATCCTTCAGCTCTGACATTGACCTTGAATGGTACTCTTGATTTGTCTTCTCAATTTCTGACAGCTTTTGCTCTGTACCCTTGTAGCTCTGAAGGACAGATGCATACCCCTCTAATAAAATCTTGTCCTCACCATCAGATCCATTTGTGTCAGGATGTTGCTGCACCAAAGGACCCTCGGAGCCTTTATCTTGTTTCTCCACTTCATTCTTTGAACCATCTATTGAATCGGATGTTTGTTTCTTGGCATACTGACTTGTTACCTCTGAATCTTCTTCTTGACAACTTGACTCTTGGGATGAATTCATGAAACCACTGTTTTGGGGCTCAGGTTCATgtaatttttctacaaattcaGCAAGTTCACTGCAGGCTGCATTCATTTCTTTATGAATATTCTGTGTCCCATTTTGTATGGAGTTTCCAAGATGTTGGACTGCTTGCAAAACCTCTTCAACTTGCTTCAATCTGTCTACCAGCTTACTGGAATCAGCAACCAAAGCCGACTTCTCTTCCTCCAAGGCTTGCAGGCGCCTGTGAAGGTCGTCTATCTCAGTCTTCATTCTATTGATCTGAGCATTCTGTGAAGTGGTAGCAAGCTCTAGGTCGATTACCTTCTCCACAAGTCGGTCAACCTTATCTGCTAAATCAGTGACCGATACCCCTGGGTGCAATTCAATTAGTTCTTTGACCTTTTGGCATACTTCCTGCAGGTCAAACCTGATCTCATTCTGAACAGAATCATCAACATCCCCAGATGGCATTGCATGGATGTATTCTTTGTCACTGTTATCAGGTTCATCATTTTGCGTATGAGGCTGCCCACACTCAGCTTTGAAGGTATCAAGCTTCTTCTTTGCTTCAATGAATCGTTTAAACTCAGTTCTTGCCTCTTCAGATGATCTACGTTGCTGGTCCTGTAAATTAACCAATGTATCCTCGCAAGACACAATGGCTCGTGCAGCCATCAATGCCCGGGCTTCATTGTCTTCAATGGCCGCGCCAGTGCTAAAAGCATCCTGCAAGCTGCAAACTTCATCCTGCAACTCCACCACCTGCTTCTCAATGTCCAGATACCTGCCCAGCGCGCTGTCATAAGAGGTCTTCAAGAACTCCTTCTCAGTCTGCAGCACCAGGATTTGCTTTTGCAGCTTGTCGATCTCCTCCTGTGCATTTTCCTTGTTCATGTGGGAGGTGATCCTCCGGTGCATCTGGGTCCTCTTCGGGACCGGGCTGGTTCCCCGGCTAGCGCCGCGTGACCCCATTGGCAAACCTTCCAGCGCAGGAAATTTGAAGTTGCTGAGATCGATCCCGGATATCGCCTTCTGGAATCCTTCCCCATCGGCATCTTGCATGGAGAATTGGATCTGGTCCGGGAACGCTGTGGCAATGGTGTGGTTGGCCTTGTGCAGCTCGCTGGATATCCGGTCATAGCGGTCAGCCAGCGCCTGGTAGGACCTGAACATCTCCTCGACGTGGTTGATGAGCTCGGGCCGGCTCTTGAAGTAGAGCTCCGCCTTCTTGCCGAACGAGTCGCCGTCCGCTCCGATGAGGTTGAGCATGGCCTTCACCCTGTCCTCCATCTCTgcatacacacacacagagagaaacAAATTAACCCAAACACGCCACCGTCACCAACATGACCGGAAGATTCTGCAAACGCGCATTTCGCCGAACACGCGGGGGGTGAACGAGACGAGTACCGTGGAGGGTGGTGTCGAGCCACTTGGACTGGGTGGTGCGGATGTGCGACGCCCACCACCAGGAGTAGGCGTTGCTCGCCGCGCGCTGAAGCATAGCCGGCCAGGgtcacgccgcgccgcgccgcgaccGCCCGACCCCCCCTCCTTCTACTGCTACTACTattaccaccaccacccgctcTCTCGGCGCGGCCTGccgcgcgacgcgacgcgacggaCGTGGGGTGGTGGCTCCCGCGGCGCGCCCGTACGGCACGAGGCGAGGGTTGCGGTGGTGGCgagacggcgaggcggccggaggAGAGAAGGGGCGAGGTTGGGGtatcggtggtggtggtgatggcatCGCGAAATAGGAGGCGTGGGCATAGTTAAGCCGGCGGGCGGCTGGGCGCGACGCGCGCGGGGGCGGATGGGCGGGTGGGGGAGGATGGATGGACGCTCGCGCGAGAGAGGCGGAAATTACACCGGCTTTAACGCGCGGGCGGTCGCGGGGGCGTCGGCTACCGTGGCGGCCGGAGGGCGATGCCGCGATGGCCATGGCAGCCGCGCCCGCgagcgagggaggaggcggggcgCGCGGCTTACGGTGGATTTCCCTCTTTTTGCGCGGGGCGAGGCGTACGGTGGGGTGGTGCGGTGGCCGGGGCAGGTGGCGCGGTGGCAGGGCTACAGCtagcgcggtggtggtgggctcGATTTGGTGTTTGCTAatgggaataagtccactttgactccctcaactatagcTTCaccccctcaactattaaaactagAGCAATTTGACCCTCTCAACGGTTTCGAAGGCCGATTTCGCTGACGTGGTGCTTTGACTTGGTGCAACCTGCTGAGTCATATAGTGTGGACTTGCACGTTAGTGTCGCatactatttcttttttattactcCCCTCTCCGCTCCAACTTATCCAATGCACTAGGCAGACGGGCGCACGACAACGAAGACGACAAGCTTGAGCGGGatgaggggaggcggcggtagaCGGCTTCGGCGGGCTAGGAGCTAGCCACCGGTGTGGCCCAAGGCAGAGCGTCGACGATGTGGGCTCGAGTCAGAGCGGCCACGCGCAGTGCGCTTCAACATGGAGCGGCCAAGAAGGAGGAAGATGATAGCGCGCCCCCGCCAGCTCCGCCTCTCCCTCATTTCCACCTTCTACAAGCTACCCTAGCGAAGGAGGTGGTGCGCGGAAGAGATGGTCGCGGATCTGGATGTTGATGA contains these protein-coding regions:
- the LOC127772526 gene encoding uncharacterized protein LOC127772526, with product MFHPSSSSSPPTYSDSSMHHALSFSSALPTAPTEIPGSGGGFVDDKGSMFSLPNVAGSAPPPSYYSSLPSFYIHRSTSSHSLLHHRLSDLLNSNAAFSYSSAPACQLQPLPPVSSSTSSSSGDLLEFSSGTLRRVFSTGDLQAMNVPPSPPPPPPFSGDICSQEVGGPFSQKVGRYSAEERKERIERYRVKRQQRNFHKKINYACRKTLADSRPRVQGRFARNAETEADAEADAVAGLDTEVYGNGYGYCAYSGLTNSTSSNCYDNQSQSQWWGTPAGAANWQHQQQKQQLGFDVAVDGNDEDYELWASIADMCSGT
- the LOC127772808 gene encoding protein NETWORKED 2A-like yields the protein MLQRAASNAYSWWWASHIRTTQSKWLDTTLHEMEDRVKAMLNLIGADGDSFGKKAELYFKSRPELINHVEEMFRSYQALADRYDRISSELHKANHTIATAFPDQIQFSMQDADGEGFQKAISGIDLSNFKFPALEGLPMGSRGASRGTSPVPKRTQMHRRITSHMNKENAQEEIDKLQKQILVLQTEKEFLKTSYDSALGRYLDIEKQVVELQDEVCSLQDAFSTGAAIEDNEARALMAARAIVSCEDTLVNLQDQQRRSSEEARTEFKRFIEAKKKLDTFKAECGQPHTQNDEPDNSDKEYIHAMPSGDVDDSVQNEIRFDLQEVCQKVKELIELHPGVSVTDLADKVDRLVEKVIDLELATTSQNAQINRMKTEIDDLHRRLQALEEEKSALVADSSKLVDRLKQVEEVLQAVQHLGNSIQNGTQNIHKEMNAACSELAEFVEKLHEPEPQNSGFMNSSQESSCQEEDSEVTSQYAKKQTSDSIDGSKNEVEKQDKGSEGPLVQQHPDTNGSDGEDKILLEGYASVLQSYKGTEQKLSEIEKTNQEYHSRSMSELKDLKSANAMKDEEIHSLRRMLSSLQRKINAPAPENVDKSEETSKISTTPVTEDKEIAEIEEYMKQCQVEEQLASSISEEKFRAEIDRVLENNLGFWLRFSTSYHQIRNFQTSFDKLKTEMDKLIDAQAQCGADGVPISYQVAKLESAVLEKKFRDLNTDLQVWIEKNVLLKGELENRFSSLCGIQEEISKIATLDKSDEVHFTPFQAAKLQGEVLNMKQENNKVTKELEAGLDHVRGLQVEVGRVLLKLRENLELSIARSNRAQQNFRNLSTKAGVPLRTFLFGTKPKKPSLFSCMGPGVHKHHSGSRAGRR